DNA from Blastocatellia bacterium:
TTTTTATCGAGTGGATGAAAAAAATTGTGGTAATGAAATTTTATTTACTGAGCTAGGTATTCGTAAAGACTTACCTCTTAATAAAGAAACAGTAGTTGAATTTACTCCAGAAAAAGACTTAAACTATGAATTTACTTGTGGCATGGGAATGCTTAAAGGCAAAGTTGTAGTCAAATAAAAAAGATAAATTTTCTAAAATTTAAAGTAGATATAGCCTAGGGTGATATTCCTAGGCTATATTTATGTTGGTTGTTTTCTAAAAAATAGGTGATTTCTAATTGTTTTAATCAGAAAAAAAAGGTTAAAGTAATAACCACCAAACCTGTAATTAATTTAACTTTTTGAGCTAATAAACTTTAGAAAAAGTAGAGGGTTATCTAATGAGTATGGCAGAAGAGAAAAGAAAAAACCTACCAACAGAAACAAAACTTGTTGCTGTTGAAGATACTAACAAGAATGCTTTTACTAGCAGCGATCTATCAGGTGGAAATTTAGACAAAGTCCGAGAAATATTATTTGGCTCACAAATGCGCAATTATGAAAAAAGATTAGCTCGTTTGGAAGAGAAAGTAGTAAAAGAAACAACAGACTTAAAAGACGAAATGAGAAAACGTTTTGACAACCTAGAAACTTATATTAAAAGGGAATTAGAGTCTTTAGCTGATCGCTTAAAAGTTGAAGAAAGAGAACGCTCAGACAACACTAAAGAGCTTTCCAGGGAAATAAAAGATTCTTCTCGAATGCTAGAGAAAAAAGTTACTCAATTAGATGACAATTTAATTAAAACCCAACGAGAACTTAACCAACAAATTACAGATAAATCCAAACAATTATCTGATGAAATTAGAAATAAATATGAAGAACTCTTAAACTTAATTAGCCGCGAGGCTGAAGAATTACGCCTTGATAAAACTGACCGTACTACTTTAGCTACTTTGTTTACTGAAGTAGCAATGCGTCTAAATAATGAATTTAAGATTCCAGGTGGAGAATAACCTAGTAGCTTAAGCTAACATGTCCTTAGATCCAGACTTAGGCCAAACCAACAAATTAGCTAGCGAAAAATCCACAGTAGATGCTGAAAGCGATGCTCAAAACCAAGCAGAATTATTGGGCGAGCTTCGGCATTTACTGTTTGCTCCTGAACAAGAAGAACTTTCCAAAATAAAAAAACACCTAAACGACCCTGAACAACAAGCCCAAAGTGTTAGTAATGTTTTACCTAGAGCTTTTGCTTTAAGTATAAAACGAGATGAGCGATTAGGCGAAGCCTTACAACCTACCATTGAAACCGCTATTAAAGTATCAGTAAAAAAAGACCCACGAACCCTTGTAGACGCGCTTTTTCCTGTTATGGGGCCTGCAATTCGTAAAGCAATAGCTCAAACCCTAAGCACAATGCTACAAAGCTTAAACCAAACCTTAGAAAATAGTTTTTCTGCTCAAGGCTTAAAATGGCGATTAGAAGCTTTTCGTACTGGGCGAACTTTTGCAGAGATAGTTTTACTAAAAACTTTACTTTATCGAGTTGAACAAGTCTTTTTAATTCATAAAGAAACAGGTCTTTTACTTCAACATATGGTTTCACCAATACTTTTATCTAAGGGGACAGAAATTCAAGATGCAGATATGGTTTCTGGAATGTTTAGCGCGATTCAAGATTTTGTACGGGATTCTTTTCAAGTTGGACAAAATGAGTCTTTACAAGAATTGCGAATGGGGGATTTAACAGTTTGGATTGAACAAGGGCCACAAGCCTTGTTAGCAGGCGTTTTAAGAGGAAATACGCCTAAAGAACTAAGAGCAACTTTTCAGGAAGCTTTAGAAAAAATTCATCTTGAACAATCTACTATATTAAGTGAATTTCAAGGTGATGCTAGCATATTTGAAAATGTTCGACCACTTTTAGAGCCTTGTTTAGAATCACAATATGAAGCTAAAAAAGATGAAAAAAAGCTTTCCCCTGCTTTTTTAGGCACATTTGGGGTTATTAGCACTTTGCTGCTAATTTGGTTTAGCGTTTGGCTTTGGCATTATTGGCATTGGCAAATTTACTTGGATAGACTTAATAGCGAACCCGGCATAGTAATTACTCAAACAAGTAAACAAGGAAGTAAATATTTTATTGCTGGACTTGTTGACCCTCTAGCAACAAACCCAGAAGAACTTCGTAAACAAGCAGGTTTAAGTGAAAAGAAAGTAATTTCACGCTGGGAACCTTATCAGGCTATGCAACCTAAATTTATTTTAGCCAGAGCTAAAGATATATTACAAACACCAGAAACGGTAAATTTAAGACTAGAAAACAATGTTTTAATTGCAAGTGGTAAAGCACCAAATCAATGGATCAGGGATGCAAAAAGATGGTCAAGAGTAATTGCTGGAGTTAGCTCTTTTAAGGAAGATAATTTAATTGACCAAGAAACTGAAGAATTAGAACAAGTTAAGCTAGAAATAGAAAAACAATATTTTTTATTTGTTAATGGCAAAACACAATTTATTGATGGAGAAGAAAAAAAACTTTCTCAACTTGTCACAACTCTAAAAAAACTTATTTCTTTAGCTGAATCAATAAATAAAAGGCTAGAAATAAGAATAATTGGACAAACTGATGAGGTTGGAACACAAGACTTAAACTTGTCTTTAAGCAAAGAACGTGCAACTAAAATGGTAAATCTACTAGCGACACAAAATATTGATTCTAAATATTTTAGCGCGGTTGGAATTGGTGTCGCAGATACTTTGACAAATACAGCTAACTCACAGCAAAATAGTGAAGTTAATCGCCGGGTATCTTTTCAAATATCTGTTATAAATACTAAGTAAAAAATTAGTAAATAAGGTTTAAGTAATGATTCAGAAAAAAATTTGTATGCTGGGAGCTTTTGCTACAGGTAAAACTAGCTTAGTTGCTCGTTTTGTAAAGAGTATTTTTTCAGAAAAATACCATACAACTGTAGGGGTAAAAATAGACAAAAAAGTTCTTAAAGTTGGTAGCGAAGATCTAATGCTAATGCTTTGGGATTTAGCGGGAGAAGATGAATTTAACAAAGTTCAAATGTCCTATTTACGAGGTTCAGCCGGATATATTTTGGTAGTTGATGGAACTAGACGTTCTACTTTGGATAAAGCTTTTTCTCTACAAAAAAATGTTGAAGAAGCTATTGGAAAAGTCCCTTTTATTTTGGTATTAAACAAAGCTGATTTAGTAGAAGATTGGGAAATTGACCAAGCAACAATTACTGAGCTAACCGACCAAGGTCTAGTTGTAATTAAAGGTAGTGCTAAAACCGGCGAAGGAGTAGAAGAATTATTTCTTTCATTAGCAGAAAAAATGGTGGGGGCCTAATGTTGATAGTCCCAACAGAATTATTGGATTACTTAAGCCAATTAATAGAACAAGAACGTTGCCTAGCCTTTCTAAAAGTTGATAAACAGGGTTGTGTTGTAGAGCTAGGAGGTAATTGGGCGGCTTATGGAATTATGGATTTAACCATAGGTGATTTAGCTGCTGAAAAACTAGGCTTTCTTTGTGGGTTGCTTCCACTTCAAGAAGAAAAAATAATCCTACCCCAAATAAAATTAGAATCAGAACTCTCTGCCGATTTACATATTTTTCCCTCAGATAGTGCTGATTGGGTGATGCTTCTAAGTGTTGCTGAAGAAGAACGTAAACAACAAATAATGCAACAGAAAATTAATGACCTAAGTCTACTTAGAGATAAACAATCAAAAATGCTTGGCATGATGCTTGGAAGTGAAGCAGAAAATATTGCCCAAGAAGTCAGACTTTTTGGGCAAAATGATTTACATAAGGAAGTTTCTATTCTGTTTATTGATTTACGTGATTTCAGTAGATATAGTGAAGATGCTCAATCAGATGAAGTATTTAAGGTACTTAATTTATATTTGCGAACTATACTTTTACCAATAATTGATGAATCTGGGATTTTAGATAAAGTTATTGGTGATGGGGTAATGGCTATTTTTGGTGTACTTCCTTCAACTGCCATTTCAGCTAGACAAGCTTTAAGAGCCTCTCTTAGAGCTTTACAAGCAATAAATGAATTAAATTTATATCGTGAAAAGGAAAAACATCCTACTTTTGAACTTGGTATTGGCATTGCTTCTGGTACAATTTCTTTAGGTATAATTAATGGTAAAGAGCAAAAATTTCTAGCTGCACTTGGACAACCTGTAAAACTAGCAGCCAATTTAGAACGTCAAGCAGAAGCTAAGGAAATTTTAATAGATGAAACGACATTTCAAAAACTAGCAGAACTACAAACAAAATTTTCTCCAAGAAATTTAATAATAAATAACCAACCAATTCCTGTTTTTTCTTGGGTTTATCACAACAATGATAGCAAAGCTTGGTAGTCAAGAGGATATAGTAACGATGGAAGAACTTTTGGTAGCTCTAAATGTTGTTGCACTAGAACGACTAGACACAGAACTATTTAAGTTACTTGGTAGTTTGCCTGATTGGTTTCCAGATATTTACCCAAACGTTATTTCTGAGTCAAAAGAGGTAAACCTAGAAGGAGTTTCCCCTTTTTTAGATAATTTTTTAATAGATGCAGAAGACTTTTGGAAACATACCAAATCAGGACACTTAAAATCAGGTCTTTGGATTGAAACTAATAACGTAGGTAAAGAATATTACTTAGAAGCCGTAGCACTTTTTTTAGAAAAAGAACAAAAAAAAGTTTTACTAATTGAATTTTCTCGCATCTCCTATGAAGAAAAACATTATTTAATTCAAACAGGCAGAGAAATTAGCTTAAAGTATTATCAGCTTTCTAAAGAAATTCAGAAAAAAGAAATTTTACTTCATTGCATCATACATGACTTAAATACCCCTCTAAATAGTATGAAAGGCGCGTTATCATTAATTTCCTTAGAAGAGCTTAGCAATGAAGCAAAAGAACTAGTAACTATTGGCCTAAATCAAGCTGATAAACAAGCAAAATTAATTAGAGAAGTCTTAGATGTATTTGCTGCTGAAGTTGCATCATTAAATAATTTCTCAAACAATATTAACAAAGCACCTAATTTACTACTTTGTTTACAAGAAGTTATTGAAAGTCTTCAACCTGCTTTTGCCTTAAAACAAGTAAACTTGGAGATTTCTCCAAATATTCAAAATAAGAAAAATTACTTAGTAGTAGGTGAATATTCACGACTTACAAGAATATTTTCTAATTTACTAGAAAATGCCTTACGCTATAGTCCTAAAAACTCTACTGTAACAGTAACCTTAGAGTTAGAAGACGATTTTGTTAATGTTAATGTTGATGATCAAGGAGTAGGTATTGCTTCAGATATGGTAGGCCATCTTTTTCAAAAATTTTATCAAATAGGTAAATATAGAGGAAAAATAGGCTTAGGGCTTTATTTTTGTCGAATGATGATTGAACAATGGGGTGGGACAATAGGCTATTTGCCGCTTAATCAAGGAGGATCAAGGTTTTGGTTTAAGTTACCTAAACCAACTTCAGAAAATTGATGATAGAAAAACTCTTAAAGAAATCATTATTAACCATTGGATTATGTTTTTTTGCTGTTATTGCTATACTTGCACAAAATCCAGCAGATCCTGAAACGCTAGAAAAAATCCTAGTTGCTTTAGCTAGTCGAGCAGATAGTTTTGAAAAATCCTTGCCTGATTTTATTGCTACTGAAACTATCTTGCAGGAAAGTTACCAAAAACCTTCAGGAAAACTTTTAGAAAGTAGTGAAATTGTTTCTCGCTTAACAGGTCGCCAACTTGAGCTAACAAAAAAAGGTCGTACACAACTAGATTTCCAAGAATATCGACAAGTTCAATCAATTAATGGTAAAACTGTTAAGTCTGATAAATTTAAGCCTCGTGGCCCTCAAGTTGATGGGGTTTTTAGCTCAATTTTAGTTTCTCATTTTGCTTCGCGTGACCAAAAAGATTTTAGCTTTGACCTAGATACTAATTTTCATATCTTAAGAGGCCGAAATACTTATTTACTTAAATTTACTAGTAAAATAGTTAACCAACAATATTATTTTTTTGAAGGTAAACGCCTTGCTTCTGAACAAGTTGGACAAGCCTGGATAGACACAGAAACTTTAGTCCCTTTAAGAATTGAGTACCAAGAAAAAAAATTGCCTAAAGGATTAGAGTCTCTTTCCTATGCTGTAGATTATGCTTATGTCACACTAGGCGAAG
Protein-coding regions in this window:
- a CDS encoding OmpA family protein — its product is MSLDPDLGQTNKLASEKSTVDAESDAQNQAELLGELRHLLFAPEQEELSKIKKHLNDPEQQAQSVSNVLPRAFALSIKRDERLGEALQPTIETAIKVSVKKDPRTLVDALFPVMGPAIRKAIAQTLSTMLQSLNQTLENSFSAQGLKWRLEAFRTGRTFAEIVLLKTLLYRVEQVFLIHKETGLLLQHMVSPILLSKGTEIQDADMVSGMFSAIQDFVRDSFQVGQNESLQELRMGDLTVWIEQGPQALLAGVLRGNTPKELRATFQEALEKIHLEQSTILSEFQGDASIFENVRPLLEPCLESQYEAKKDEKKLSPAFLGTFGVISTLLLIWFSVWLWHYWHWQIYLDRLNSEPGIVITQTSKQGSKYFIAGLVDPLATNPEELRKQAGLSEKKVISRWEPYQAMQPKFILARAKDILQTPETVNLRLENNVLIASGKAPNQWIRDAKRWSRVIAGVSSFKEDNLIDQETEELEQVKLEIEKQYFLFVNGKTQFIDGEEKKLSQLVTTLKKLISLAESINKRLEIRIIGQTDEVGTQDLNLSLSKERATKMVNLLATQNIDSKYFSAVGIGVADTLTNTANSQQNSEVNRRVSFQISVINTK
- a CDS encoding GTP-binding protein, with the translated sequence MIQKKICMLGAFATGKTSLVARFVKSIFSEKYHTTVGVKIDKKVLKVGSEDLMLMLWDLAGEDEFNKVQMSYLRGSAGYILVVDGTRRSTLDKAFSLQKNVEEAIGKVPFILVLNKADLVEDWEIDQATITELTDQGLVVIKGSAKTGEGVEELFLSLAEKMVGA
- a CDS encoding adenylate/guanylate cyclase domain-containing protein — its product is MLIVPTELLDYLSQLIEQERCLAFLKVDKQGCVVELGGNWAAYGIMDLTIGDLAAEKLGFLCGLLPLQEEKIILPQIKLESELSADLHIFPSDSADWVMLLSVAEEERKQQIMQQKINDLSLLRDKQSKMLGMMLGSEAENIAQEVRLFGQNDLHKEVSILFIDLRDFSRYSEDAQSDEVFKVLNLYLRTILLPIIDESGILDKVIGDGVMAIFGVLPSTAISARQALRASLRALQAINELNLYREKEKHPTFELGIGIASGTISLGIINGKEQKFLAALGQPVKLAANLERQAEAKEILIDETTFQKLAELQTKFSPRNLIINNQPIPVFSWVYHNNDSKAW
- a CDS encoding HAMP domain-containing histidine kinase; protein product: MIAKLGSQEDIVTMEELLVALNVVALERLDTELFKLLGSLPDWFPDIYPNVISESKEVNLEGVSPFLDNFLIDAEDFWKHTKSGHLKSGLWIETNNVGKEYYLEAVALFLEKEQKKVLLIEFSRISYEEKHYLIQTGREISLKYYQLSKEIQKKEILLHCIIHDLNTPLNSMKGALSLISLEELSNEAKELVTIGLNQADKQAKLIREVLDVFAAEVASLNNFSNNINKAPNLLLCLQEVIESLQPAFALKQVNLEISPNIQNKKNYLVVGEYSRLTRIFSNLLENALRYSPKNSTVTVTLELEDDFVNVNVDDQGVGIASDMVGHLFQKFYQIGKYRGKIGLGLYFCRMMIEQWGGTIGYLPLNQGGSRFWFKLPKPTSEN